The Euphorbia lathyris chromosome 2, ddEupLath1.1, whole genome shotgun sequence genome includes a window with the following:
- the LOC136218170 gene encoding uncharacterized protein, which translates to MDNSDVENKRLEWMRCDDRMDDLYINGVKEFLDFAFGDLDTSSDIGEGDKKVPCPCKRCNNTRHKSSEEIYSDMLLNGIVSEYVRWIYHGEYKPPQKRSRTDLGDGESDDIFRMIYKKFGVSNNDSDERFDDEQQSTEVNVSDYSKDTKEAKMFEILMRDAQQTLYPGCEEFSKLSFILKLFQIKCMDGMTNKTFTSMLKMFKNVLPKGADVPSNYYEARKMITDLGFAYEKIEACENDCMLFWKENVNLEKCSICDTKRNRASPKVLRHFPLQPRLQRLFMSSKTASDMRWHFDKREDE; encoded by the coding sequence ATGGATAATTCAGATGTTGAAAACAAGAGGTTAGAGTGGATGAGATGTGATGATAGGATGgatgatttatatataaatgGAGTTAAAGAGTTTTTAGATTTTGCTTTTGGTGATTTAGACACAAGTAGTGACATAGGGGAAGGGGATAAGAAGGTACCATGCCCTTGTAAGCGGTGCAACAATACTCGACATAAATCAAGTGAAGAAATTTATAGTGATATGTTACTAAATGGAATTGTATCAGAATATGTTCGTTGGATTTATCATGGAGAATATAAACCCCCACAAAAAAGAAGTAGAACTGATTTGGGAGATGGTGAGAGTGATGATATATTTAGGATGATCTACAAAAAATTTGGAGTCTCAAATAATGATTCAGATGAGAGATTTGATGATGAGCAACAATCTACCGAGGTCAATGTATCTGATTATAGTAAGGATACAAAAGAGGCAAAAATGTTTGAAATTTTGATGAGAGATGCTCAACAAACTTTATACCCTGGTTGTGAAGAATTCTCAAAATTATCGTTCATTCTAAAGTTGTTCCAAATAAAATGTATGGATGGAATGACTAATAAAACCTTTACTAGTATGCTTAAAATGTTCAAGAATGTTTTACCCAAAGGTGCTGACGTGCCATCGAATTATTATGAAGCACGGAAGATGATTACTGATCTAGGCTTTGCTTATGAGAAAATAGAAGCATGTGAAAACGACTGCATGCTATTCTGGAAAGAGAATGTTAACCTTGAAAAGTGTTCCATTTGTGATACAAAGCGTAATAGAGCTTCACCGAAAGTGCTACGCCATTTTCCACTACAACCAAGGTTGCAAAGGTTGTTTATGTCATCTAAAACAGCAAGTGACATGAGATGGCATTTTGATAAAAGAGAAGATGAGTAA
- the LOC136218172 gene encoding cytochrome P450 94A2-like — translation MSNIYLLFSVFLFLFSLIFIIISSKSKTTISNNLPKSYPIIGSAIAIKKHFDRRVQWTSDILQKLPSATFVLHRPLGHRQIFTGNPANVQHILKTHFHIYHKGPNMHYTLFDFLGNGILNADGDTWKFQRQIASHEFNTMSLRKFIETVVDTELSQRLIPILSAAAANETVLDLQDIFQRFAFDNICKIAFGYDPEYLLQSLPVAPFAEAFEETIKIISDRFNCAFPIIWKMKKFFCIGSEKRLKEMIPLVRDLATNIVKEKKAELKKNSSIESLDILSRLLSSGVSDENFVTDVVISFILAGRDTTSVALTWFFWLISCHQKIESTVLEEISDKSEDPIFEEVKDMVYTHACLCETMRLYPPVPVDNKMAKGDDIFPDGTQVKKGTRVTYHPYAMGRMEALWGPDWAEFMPERWLVKDEANNKKWNFVAKDPYSYPVFQAGPRVCLGKEMAFLQMKRVVAGVLSRFEVVPAADSGEKPVYIAYLTSKMEGGFPVRIKERAK, via the coding sequence ATGTCTAATATTTATCTTCTTTTCTCagtctttcttttccttttctcattaattttcattattatttcctCCAAATCTAAAACAACAATCTCTAATAATCTCCCAAAATCTTATCCGATAATCGGTTCTGCTATAGCTATAAAAAAACACTTCGATCGCCGAGTTCAATGGACATCTGATATTCTTCAGAAGTTACCATCTGCAACATTTGTCCTCCACAGGCCTCTCGGTCACCGCCAAATATTCACCGGGAATCCAGCAAATGTTCAGCACATTCTCAAGACTCACTTCCATATCTACCATAAAGGCCCTAACATGCACTACACCCTCTTTGATTTTCTGGGCAATGGCATCTTGAATGCCGATGGTGACACTTGGAAGTTTCAGCGCCAAATTGCTAGCCACGAATTCAACACCATGTCGTTGCGAAAATTCATCGAAACTGTCGTCGACACCGAACTCTCTCAACGATTGATTCCTATTCTTTCAGCTGCTGCTGCCAATGAAACAGTGCTTGATTTACAAGATATTTTCCAAAGATTTGCTTTTGATAATATATGTAAAATCGCTTTCGGATATGATCCTGAATATCTTTTACAATCTCTTCCTGTGGCTCCATTTGCCGAAGCTTTTGAAGAAACCATTAAGATAATTAGCGACAGATTCAATTGTGCGTTCCCTATAATatggaaaatgaagaaatttTTTTGTATTGGATCTGAAAAACGTCTCAAGGAAATGATTCCTCTTGTGCGTGATTTAGCGACGAATATCGTCAAGGAAAAGAAGGCCGAACTGAAAAAGAACTCGTCTATCGAATCACTTGATATCTTATCACGACTTTTGAGCTCCGGCGTATCAGATGAGAATTTCGTTACAGACGTTGTAATTAGCTTCATATTAGCTGGTCGCGACACAACATCTGTAGCATTAACATGGTTCTTCTGGTTAATATCTTGTCACCAAAAAATAGAATCCACCGTACTTGAAGAAATTAGTGACAAATCAGAGGATCCGATTTTCGAAGAAGTGAAGGATATGGTTTATACTCATGCTTGTTTGTGTGAAACCATGAGACTGTACCCTCCAGTACCTGTAGACAACAAAATGGCAAAAGGCGACGACATATTTCCCGACGGAACTCAGGTAAAGAAGGGGACTAGGGTGACGTATCATCCATATGCGATGGgaaggatggaggctctttgGGGTCCAGACTGGGCTGAATTTATGCCAGAAAGGTGGTTGGTTAAAGATGAAGCAAATAATAAGAAATGGAATTTCGTCGCTAAAGACCCGTACTCTTATCCAGTTTTTCAGGCGGGGCCGAGGGTTTGCTTGGGGAAGGAAATGGCATTTTTGCAGATGAAAAGGGTAGTTGCCGGAGTTTTAAGTAGGTTTGAGGTGGTGCCAGCCGCTGATAGTGGTGAAAAACCAGTTTATATAGCCTACCTCACCAGTAAAATGGAAGGTGGATTTCCTGTCAGAATTAAGGAAAGAGCCAAGTAA
- the LOC136218171 gene encoding uncharacterized protein — protein sequence MSKSQNKNGGRKSSGSYNSNQNRSQSSDNSNKDEKFCKYCRKSGHEKADCFKLVGYPDWYKGKKNNNHNQHAYMSKEESSPLVEADSDSEKEESMQVLVQREVQKALRNKSVADSSKNHEFSAFAGPSI from the exons ATGTCTAAATCTCAAAACAAGAATGGCGGTAGAAAATCTAGTGGGAGTTATAATTCCAACCAGAATCGGAGTCAATCAAGTGATAACAGCAACAAAGATGAGAAGTTCTGTAAATATTGCAGGAAATCTGGGCACGAAAAGGCTGATTGCTTCAAACTTGTAGGATATCCGGATTGGTATAAAGGGAAGAAGAACAACAATCACAACCAGCATGCTTATATGTCAAAGGAAGAGTCCTCTCCACTAGTTGAAGCAGATTCTGACAGTGAAAAAGAAGAATCAATGCAAGTTTTGGTACAAAGAGAAGTTCAAAAGGCTTTAAGGAATAAGTCAGTGGCTGATAGCAGTAAGAATCATGAATTTTCTGCATTTGCTG GACCAAGCATCTGA